The Desulfobulbus propionicus DSM 2032 DNA segment ACGGCTGTCGCGCCGGCGGAGAAGAGGTGAGGCGCCATGGCCAGATTCTTCATCAATCGCCCCATTGTGGCCATGGTGCTCTCGATCCTTATGGTCATTGTCGGGCTGGTCGCCATGAGCGGCCTGCCCACCGCCCAGTTTCCCAACATCGTGCCGCCGGAGATCAAGGTGTCCACCACCTACACCGGTGCCGATGCCCTTACCCTGGAGCAGGCGGTGGCCACCCCGATCGAGCAGGAGATGTCGGGCGTGGACAACATGAACTACATGTACTCGATCAACGCCAACAATGGCGAGACCAAGCTGACGGTCAACTTCGACATCAAGACCGACACCAACACCGACCAGCTGCTGGCCCAGATGCGCAAGGGCCAGGCCGAGTCGCAGCTGCCCAGCGATGTGCGTAACTACGGCGTCAAGGTGGAGAAATCGACCTCCTCGCCGCTGATCATGTTCGGCCTCTATTCGCCGAACGGTACCTACGACAACGTCTTCCTCGCCAACTACTGCTACATCAATATCAACGACCAGATGACCCGCATTCCGGGTATCGCCAGCGTCACCATCTTCGGCGCCGGCAAGTACGCCATGCGGTTGTGGGTCAAGCCCGATCAGCTGGCCAAGCTCAACATCACTATCCCCGAGATCGTCAACGCCATCAATGCCCAGAACACGGTCAACCCAGCCGGGCAGGTGGGGGCGGAACCGGTGCCCACAGGCCAGGAATTCACCTACGCGGTGCGCGCCCAAGGGCGGTTGCAGTCCGAGGCGGATTTTGGCCGGGTGGTACTGCGCGCCAATCCGGACGGCTCGATCGTGCGGGTCAGCGATGTGGCCCGGATCGAGCTGGGCGCCCAGACTTACAGCCTGGAAGGCCGGCTCAACGGCAAGCCCAGCGCTCTGATTGCTCTGTACCAGATGCCCGGTTCCAACGCGGTCGAGGCAGCCAAGGGCGCCCGGGAACTGATGGAGCAGCTCAAGCAGCGCTTCCCGCCGGATCTGGATTATGTCGTGTCCCTCGATACCACCCTGGCGGTCACCGAGGGCATCAAGGAGATCGAACACACCCTGTTCGAGGCCCTGGTGCTGGTGATCATCGTGGTGTTCATCTTTCTCCAGGGGTGGCGGGCCACGCTGATCCCGCTGTTGGCGGTGCCGGTCTCCCTGGTGGGCACCTTCATGTTCTTTCCCCTGTTCGGCTTCTCGATCAACACCCTGTCGCTCTTTGGCCTGGTCTTGGCCATCGGCCTGGTGGTCGATGACGCCATCGTCGTGGTCGAGGCGGTGGAACACCATATCGAACACGGGCTCAGTCCCAAGGAGGCCACTTTCAAGGCCATGGAGGAGGTCTCGGGCCCGGTGATCGCCATCGCCATCATCCTCGCTGCGGTGTTCGTGCCCACGGCCTTCATCCCCGGCATCACCGGCCGGCTCTACCAGCAGTTCGCCCTGACCATCGCCCTGTCGGTGATCATCTCGGCCTTCAACGCCCTGACCCTTTCTCCGGCCCTGTGTGCCTTGCTGCTCAAACCCAAGGTCAAGGGCCGCGGGCCGCTGCAGAAATTTTATGATTGGTTCAACCGGGTGTTCGGCCGGGCCACCGACGGCTACGTCGGCCTGTGCCGGGTAGCGGTGCACAAGAGCGCCATCAGCCTGCTCTTTTTGGTGGGCATGGTGGTCCTGACCGGATTCTTCGGCAAAACCGTGCCCTCGGGCTTCCTGCCGGAAGAGGATCAGGGCTACGTCTTCGCCGGCATTCAACTTCCCGATGCGGCCTCGCTGCAGCGCACCCGCGATCTCACCGAACAGGCGGAAAAGCTGATCATGGAAACCCCAGGGGTGAAGTACACCACCTCGGTCATCGGCTACTCGATGCTCAGCCAGGTCACCAACACCTACTCGGCCTTCTTCTTCATCACCTTGGACGACTGGGCCGCACGCAAGGAGCCGGCCGTGCAGTACGAGGCCATCAAGCAGACGCTCAACAAGAAACTGGGCAGCCTCAGCGGCGCCATCGGTTTTGCCTTCTCGCCGCCGGCCATCCCCGGCATCGGCACCTCGGGTGGTGTGACCTTCATGCTCGAAGACCGGGCCGGCAAGGATCTGGAGTTCCTGGCCACCAATGTCAGCAAATTTGTCGAGGCGGCCAAAAAGCGGCCTGAACTGGCCACGGTCTCCACCACCTTTCGCCCGACCGTGCCCCAGCTGTTCGTCGAGGTCGATCAGGACAAGGTGCTCAAGCAGGGGGTCAACGTCAACGACGTTTACAAGACCCTGCAGAGCTTCATGGGCAGCGGCTTTATCAACTATTTCAACAAATTCGGTCGTCAGTGGCAGGTGTACATCCAGGCCGAGGGAGATTTCCGCACCAATATCGACAACATTGGCCAGTTCTATGTGCGCAATCAAGAGGGTAAATCCGTGCCGCTCTCGGCCTTGACCACGGTGAAGAACATTACCGGGCCGGAGTTCACCATGCGCTACAACCTCTACCGGGCCGCCCAGATCAATGCCGGCGCCGCCCCTGGCTACAGTTCGGCCCAGGCCATGCGGGCCCTGGAGGAAGTGTTCGCCGAGACCATGCCCTCGGAGATGGGCTACGACTACATGGGCATGAGCTTCCAGGAGTGGCAGGCGCAGAAAGGGGTGTCGCCGGTGGTGATTTTTGGATTTTCGCTGCTGTGCGTGTTCCTGATCCTGGCGGCCCAGTACGAGAGCTGGTCCTTGCCCTTTTCCGTCCTCTTGGGGACGCCGATCGCCGTGGCCGGCGCCTTTGGCGCCCTCTTTCTCCGCGGCCAGGAAAACAATGTCTATGCCCAGATCGGTCTGGTCATGCTCATCGGCCTGTCGGCCAAGAACGCCATCCTCATCGTCGAGTTCGCCAAGATGGAGTACGAGAAGGGCAGGCCCCTGCTGGAGGCCACCCTGGAGGGCGCCAAGCTGCGCCTGCGGCCCATTCTCATGACCTCGTTCGCCTTCATTCTCGGCTGTGTGCCGCTGGCCATTGCCTCGGGCGCGGGCGCCATCTCCCGCCAGGTCATGGGTAACGCGGTCATCGGCGGCATGCTCGCCGCCACCTGCATCGGTGTCTTCCTCATCCCGGTGACCTTCTATGTAGTGGAGAAACTGGGACACCGGCCCACGAACGAGCCGACCGTCTCCGCCAGTTCCAATCAGGGAGGGCCGCATCATGGATAAATCGTGGATTGCCCTCCTCTTGATCCTGTTGGTGGGCGGGTGCACGGTGGGCCCGGATTACAACCGGCCGCCCATCGACGCCCCCTCGGATTGGCGGCTGATCGACAGCGAGGCCAAGGATCTGGCCAACACCCCCTGGTGGCAGCAGTTCAACGATCCGGTGCTCACGACCCTGATCGAGACGGCCCTGCGGGAAAACAAGGAGCTGCAGATCGCTGCGGCGCGCATTGAGGAGTATGCCGGACGCTATGGCATGGCCCGGGCGGATCTCTTCCCGCAGGTCAGTGGGTCTGCGGAATACAATCGGCAGCGGGTGACCGAACTGGGCGACAACCGGTATGCATCCGGCTACAAGACCACCACCGACACCTTTGCCGCCACTTTGGGCGCCAGTTGGGAGATCGACATCTGGGGCCGAATCCGGCGCGGCACCGAAGCGGCTCGGGCCGAGCTGCTGGCCAGCGAGGAGGGACGGCGGGCCGTGGTCCTCTCCTTGGTGAGCAGCGTGGCCAGCGGATACATCAACCTGCGCGACCTCGACCGCCAGCTGGAGATCAGCCGCAACACCGCCACCAGCCGTGGTCAATCGTATGCACTATTCAAGGAACGGTTTGCCGGCGGCATCATCTCCGATCTCGAGTTGAGCCAGAACCGTTCCCAGTACGAGGAGGCCCTGGCCTCCATTCCCAGCCTGGAAAAGGCCATCGCCCAACAGGAGAACGGCCTCAGTGTCCTTTTGGGGCGCAATCCCGGGCCGATCCCGCGGGGCAGGAACATCGATCAGTTGACCCTGCCGGCGGTGGTCGCCGGGTTGCCTTCGGACCTGCTTGAGCGGCGGCCCGATATCCGTCAGGCCGAGCAGACGCTGATTGCCGCCAATGCCCGCATCGGCGTGGCCAAGGCCGCCTATTTCCCGTCCATCTCTCTCACCGGCGCCTTTGGCTCGGCCAGTGGCGACCTCAGTGATTTGTTCAAGGGGCCATCCAAGGTCTGGAACTACAGCGCGCCCGTGACCATGCCCCTCTTCACCGCCGGTAAGATTGCCGGCAGCGTCAAGGAGGCCGAGGCCATCCAGCAACAGGCCCTGCTCGGCTATCAGCAGGCCATCCAGAACGGGTTCCGCGAGGTCAACGATGCCCTGGCTGATCAGCAGCATACCACGAGGCAGTTGGCGGCGCAGAAGAATCAGGTCGACTCCCTGCGCCAGTACGCCGACATCGCCCGGTTGCGCTATGACAACGGCTATACCGATTATCTGGCGGTGCTCGATGCGGAACGCAGCCTGTTCAATGCCGAACTGGCCTACACCCAAACCCAGGGTGCGCTCCATCTGGCCCTGATCAATCTCTACAAGGCCATGGGCGGCGGCTGGATGAACAAGGCGGACCAGATGGACCGACCGGTCAGCGGACCGTGAGCGCAGGGTGGCAACCGATGTCGCCCTGCATGATTTCACGGAAGAATAACGAGGAAGAGGGCAGGGTGGCTCACGCCCGCTTGAATCAATAACCTACCGGAGGACAACATGAGCAAGATTTTCAGCATGGTAATGGTGGTCGCGTGTGTGGGTATCTTGGCAGCCTGTGCCAAGACGGAACAGCCTGTGGACAACCAGGCAAGCATGCAGGAGCAACAGGCATCTAATCTCGATGTGCAGCGTTCCAGTGTTCAGTCCACCGTGGCCACGGTCGAGAGCGTAAATCTGAAGACCCGAATGGTCAAACTGCGCAGCCTTGAAGGGCGACCGTTCACCATCCATGTCGGCAAGGAGGCGGTTAACCTGCCCCAAGTCAAGGCGGGCGATAGGGTTGAGATTACCTATACCGAATCCCTGGAGGTCCGCATGGCCGAGCCCGGTGAGGTCATCGAGGAAAGCAGTACGGTCGTAGGGCGTGCGGTACCGGGTGCCAAGCCGGGAGGGTTCGGCATCACCGAGACCAACATCACCGCCGAGATCCTTGATCTGGATAAAGCCAATGAAACCGCCACGCTGAAAATGGCCGACGGTTCTGTGGCCACGGTGAAGGTCCAGAATCCCGCCAACCTCGAAAAGGTCAAGGTCGGCGATACGATTGCCATCAAATATCTCGAAGCGCTTGAGATTACCGTGAAGGGCAAGAAGAAATAAGACGATCGTCTGCCCGTCGGTGACCACCGCTTTTCGGCAGCAGCATAGAGACAACCACCTCGAAAAAGAAGGAGCCAAAGCATGAAGACAGACTGGAAACAACCAAACAGACGGCGACTGACACAGGTCCTTGCCTTGGGCTGGATTGGAACGTTGCTGATGCTGGCCCTCCCGCAGATATCCCTGGCAGCCACCGCCGCCGAAATCAACCGTGATGTTGACATCGCCCTGAAGACCTTGTACCAGACCACCCCCGCAGCCAAGAAAATGGCCGGTATCGCCAAAGGCATTCTTGTTTTTCCCGACATCATCAAGGGCGGTTTTATCATCGGCGGCCAGTACGGTGAGGGCGCGCTGCGCGTCGGCGGCAAGACCACCGGCTTTTATCGCACAATTGCCGCCTCGTACGGCTTGCAAGCCGGGGCGCAATCCTTTGGCTATGCCCTGTTTTTTCTCTCCGATGCGGACCTGAAGTATCTGAAGAGCAGCAAGGGCTGGGAGATCGGCATTGGTCCCACGGTCGTGGTCATGGATGAAGGCATGGCCCGGACGTTCTCCACCACCACTGCCAAGTCGGGCATCTATGCCTTTTTCTTTGATCAGCGAGGATTGATGGCCGGCCTGGGTATCCAAGGCAGCAAGATCACCCAGATTCAGCCGGATAAATAACCGTGCCAATGCGGTCATGACATAGGGAGAGAAAGAATGAAAACAACACGGACACTGATGATAGGGGCGCTTCTGCTGGTCTGCGGCATGCTCGTCGGTTGCGCCTCCACACCCAAGGAGACCCCTTCCGGTTTTCTGCAAAATTATCCGCAGTTCCAACCGGGCCCCAGCGACGGGGTTGATCAGCTCTACACCAAGCCCGGCATGGATTTGAGCAAGTATCGGCGGATCATGGTGGACGAGGCCCAGTTCTATCTGAAGAAGAGCGCGGCGGAGCAGGGCATCCAGGCCAGCGAGCTCAAGGAACTGTCCGACACCTTTCACCGCGCCATTTTCGAAGCGCTGGGCAATGCCTATCCGCTGGTCACCGAACCAGGTGCGGATGTGTTGCGCATTCGGTTGGCGGTGACGAACATCGAAACCAGCAATCCGGCGATGAGCGGCATCACCACGGTGCTGCCGGTGGGCTTGGCGATCAGCGTTGCCAAGAAAGCCACGACCGGCTCCTACACAGGGGTTGGCGGAGCCAGCATGGAGGTGGAATTTCTCGATTCCATGACCAATGAACGTCTGGCAGCCGCCATCGATACCTTCGACGGTTCGAAGATGAGCGGGTTCAGCAAGTTGGGGGCCACCAAGGAGGCCTTTGCATTCTGGGCCAAGCGGTTACGGGTTACCCTGGATAAGGCGCACGGCAAGGTGGAGGAATAACGAGCACCTCACAACACCGAGAAGAGCCGGAATGCAACCAGTGGGTTGGCGGTATCGGCATCGGTTACGCCTGCTGGCCAACACTGCTTCGAAAAGAGAAGAGGTATGGTCGGTTTGGGATCGCCTCTCCGCAGTCATGTCTCTTCTCTCCCCCCGGTTGCTTGTCCTTGTTGCGGTGGGGAATGATCTGGTCTTGGACCAGATCGGCCGGCCACAACGAACAAAGAAAGGCCGGTACTCCGGCATGGTATCATTATCGCGATCCACACTTATAGAAAGCAAAACAAGAAAAACATGTCATGCCCATCGACCAACCGCCGCCCACAGTGATCGCCTGCCCCGATTGTGACCTGCTCAATCGGCTGCCTGCGGAGGCAACAACCGTCACCCTGCTGTGCGGTCGTTGCGGTGCGGTGCTCGCCCGTCACAAACCCGACAGCATCGAACGTTCCCTGGCCCTGACCCTGACAGCGCTGATCCTGTTCGTTGTCTCCAACAGTTTTCCGTTCCTGGCCATGAAGACCGGCGGCTTTGTCCAGGAAACCACCCTGTTGACCGGCATCCGGGAACTCTGGAAACAGGACATGCAGGGGCTCTCCTGCCTGGTGTTGCTCACCTGTGTGCTGGTGCCGGGCCTGCAGATGATCGGTCTCCTGTACATCCTGGCGCCGCTCCAATGGGGGCGTCGACCGGCTGCCCATGCGGCCCGCGTCTTTCGCCTGGTCCAGGAGGTCGCTCCCTGGGGCATGATGGAGGTGTTCATGATGGGGATCCTGGTCGCCCTGGTCAAACTCGGCCACATGGCGACCATCGTGCCCGGGGTCTCGGTCTTTTCCTTTGGCGGTCTGATCTTTGTCATGGCCGCCGCCTTCTCCACCCTGGATCCACCCCTGTTATGGCAACGCCTGGACCTGCGCCGATGAGTGGAGTCACTGCCCGCGAGCAGGGGTTGATCAACTGCCACGACTGCCATCTGCTGGTGGAGATGGCCCAGGACCATCACCAGTGCCCGCGCTGCGGCGCCCATCTCCATCAGCGCAAACCCAACAGTCTGGCGCGGACCTGGGCCCTGGTGTGCGCGGCCCTCATCCTGATCATTCCGGCCAACGTCCTGCCCATCACCGTCACCACCTCGCTCGGCGCCAAACAGGCGGACACCATCATGAGTGGCGTGATCTATTTCATGCAGACCGGTTCCTGGGAGATCGCGGCCGTAATCTTTGTTGCCAGCGTCTTTGTGCCGGCCGCCAAGTTGCTGATTCTGATCTTTCTGCTGGTCAGCGTCCGCTGGCGCTGGCGTTGGCGACCCAAGGACCGGACCACCCTGTATCGTCTGACCGAGTTGGTCGGCCGCTGGTCCATGGTCGACATCTATGTGGTGACCATCCTGGTCGCCCTGGTCAAGCTCGGCGCGGTGGCAGCTATTGAGGCCGGACCGGCTGCCGTCTATTTTGCCGCGGTGGTGGTGGTCACCATGTTCGCCGCGGAAAGTTTCGACCCCCGTCTCATCTGGGATGTCATCGAGGAGGATGTATGACCGACCAATCGTCCCTGGAACCGCATGCTGTACCGGCCGCGGTCCAGGCCAGGCGCCGTTTTTCCATTGTTTGGATCGTGCCGCTGGTGGCGCTGGTGATCGGCGGCTGGCTGGCCTTCAAGGCCATCAGCGAAAAAGGACCGACCATCACCATCACCTTTGCTTCCGCCGATGGCCTGGAGGCGGGCAAGACCAAGATCAAGTTCAAGGACGTGGAGATCGGCCAAGTCGAGACCATCGCGCTTAGCGAGGATGTGTCCAAGGTGGTGGTCACGGCCAAGATGATCAAGGGGAGTGAACCCTATCTGACCGATCAGACCAAGTTTTGGGTGGTTCGTCCACGGATCAGCGGCGGCTCGGTCTCCGGCCTGGGCACGGTCCTTTCCGGGGCCTATATCGGCATCGACGGCAGCAAGGCAGGCACGCCGACCCGCCATTTCACCGGCTTGGAGGTCCCGCCGGTGGTGACCGTGGGCCAACCGGGACGGCATTTCGTCCTTCAGGCAGATACGCTCGG contains these protein-coding regions:
- a CDS encoding paraquat-inducible protein A, encoding MPIDQPPPTVIACPDCDLLNRLPAEATTVTLLCGRCGAVLARHKPDSIERSLALTLTALILFVVSNSFPFLAMKTGGFVQETTLLTGIRELWKQDMQGLSCLVLLTCVLVPGLQMIGLLYILAPLQWGRRPAAHAARVFRLVQEVAPWGMMEVFMMGILVALVKLGHMATIVPGVSVFSFGGLIFVMAAAFSTLDPPLLWQRLDLRR
- a CDS encoding paraquat-inducible protein A — encoded protein: MSGVTAREQGLINCHDCHLLVEMAQDHHQCPRCGAHLHQRKPNSLARTWALVCAALILIIPANVLPITVTTSLGAKQADTIMSGVIYFMQTGSWEIAAVIFVASVFVPAAKLLILIFLLVSVRWRWRWRPKDRTTLYRLTELVGRWSMVDIYVVTILVALVKLGAVAAIEAGPAAVYFAAVVVVTMFAAESFDPRLIWDVIEEDV
- a CDS encoding efflux transporter outer membrane subunit → MDKSWIALLLILLVGGCTVGPDYNRPPIDAPSDWRLIDSEAKDLANTPWWQQFNDPVLTTLIETALRENKELQIAAARIEEYAGRYGMARADLFPQVSGSAEYNRQRVTELGDNRYASGYKTTTDTFAATLGASWEIDIWGRIRRGTEAARAELLASEEGRRAVVLSLVSSVASGYINLRDLDRQLEISRNTATSRGQSYALFKERFAGGIISDLELSQNRSQYEEALASIPSLEKAIAQQENGLSVLLGRNPGPIPRGRNIDQLTLPAVVAGLPSDLLERRPDIRQAEQTLIAANARIGVAKAAYFPSISLTGAFGSASGDLSDLFKGPSKVWNYSAPVTMPLFTAGKIAGSVKEAEAIQQQALLGYQQAIQNGFREVNDALADQQHTTRQLAAQKNQVDSLRQYADIARLRYDNGYTDYLAVLDAERSLFNAELAYTQTQGALHLALINLYKAMGGGWMNKADQMDRPVSGP
- a CDS encoding twin-arginine translocation pathway signal protein, which encodes MKTDWKQPNRRRLTQVLALGWIGTLLMLALPQISLAATAAEINRDVDIALKTLYQTTPAAKKMAGIAKGILVFPDIIKGGFIIGGQYGEGALRVGGKTTGFYRTIAASYGLQAGAQSFGYALFFLSDADLKYLKSSKGWEIGIGPTVVVMDEGMARTFSTTTAKSGIYAFFFDQRGLMAGLGIQGSKITQIQPDK
- a CDS encoding efflux RND transporter permease subunit yields the protein MARFFINRPIVAMVLSILMVIVGLVAMSGLPTAQFPNIVPPEIKVSTTYTGADALTLEQAVATPIEQEMSGVDNMNYMYSINANNGETKLTVNFDIKTDTNTDQLLAQMRKGQAESQLPSDVRNYGVKVEKSTSSPLIMFGLYSPNGTYDNVFLANYCYININDQMTRIPGIASVTIFGAGKYAMRLWVKPDQLAKLNITIPEIVNAINAQNTVNPAGQVGAEPVPTGQEFTYAVRAQGRLQSEADFGRVVLRANPDGSIVRVSDVARIELGAQTYSLEGRLNGKPSALIALYQMPGSNAVEAAKGARELMEQLKQRFPPDLDYVVSLDTTLAVTEGIKEIEHTLFEALVLVIIVVFIFLQGWRATLIPLLAVPVSLVGTFMFFPLFGFSINTLSLFGLVLAIGLVVDDAIVVVEAVEHHIEHGLSPKEATFKAMEEVSGPVIAIAIILAAVFVPTAFIPGITGRLYQQFALTIALSVIISAFNALTLSPALCALLLKPKVKGRGPLQKFYDWFNRVFGRATDGYVGLCRVAVHKSAISLLFLVGMVVLTGFFGKTVPSGFLPEEDQGYVFAGIQLPDAASLQRTRDLTEQAEKLIMETPGVKYTTSVIGYSMLSQVTNTYSAFFFITLDDWAARKEPAVQYEAIKQTLNKKLGSLSGAIGFAFSPPAIPGIGTSGGVTFMLEDRAGKDLEFLATNVSKFVEAAKKRPELATVSTTFRPTVPQLFVEVDQDKVLKQGVNVNDVYKTLQSFMGSGFINYFNKFGRQWQVYIQAEGDFRTNIDNIGQFYVRNQEGKSVPLSALTTVKNITGPEFTMRYNLYRAAQINAGAAPGYSSAQAMRALEEVFAETMPSEMGYDYMGMSFQEWQAQKGVSPVVIFGFSLLCVFLILAAQYESWSLPFSVLLGTPIAVAGAFGALFLRGQENNVYAQIGLVMLIGLSAKNAILIVEFAKMEYEKGRPLLEATLEGAKLRLRPILMTSFAFILGCVPLAIASGAGAISRQVMGNAVIGGMLAATCIGVFLIPVTFYVVEKLGHRPTNEPTVSASSNQGGPHHG
- a CDS encoding DUF3313 domain-containing protein, with protein sequence MKTTRTLMIGALLLVCGMLVGCASTPKETPSGFLQNYPQFQPGPSDGVDQLYTKPGMDLSKYRRIMVDEAQFYLKKSAAEQGIQASELKELSDTFHRAIFEALGNAYPLVTEPGADVLRIRLAVTNIETSNPAMSGITTVLPVGLAISVAKKATTGSYTGVGGASMEVEFLDSMTNERLAAAIDTFDGSKMSGFSKLGATKEAFAFWAKRLRVTLDKAHGKVEE